The sequence below is a genomic window from Paenibacillus silvisoli.
CTCGTAACGGAAGCCCTTCTCTTCGCCGTAGGCGCTCGTTCCGGTTAAGTTAACCTTGAACTCATCGAGCCACCGAAACGGCATCGACGCATACTGCGTCACGCCAAAGGCGGTAACCGCAATTACGGCCGCCAAAAACGTACCCCCGATATCAAACGACGGGCGTTTCGGCGCCGTGCGGTATGCGAGGCTGCACACAACGACCTCGATGCCAAGCAGGACAAATCCCGCCGGCCACCACCGGCCAAGCAGCTCGATATCGTTGCGGCCTTGAATTTGATCCCAAAGCAGCAAGCCGCCGACGGCAATAATGGCTGCCGCGGCCGTAAACCTTCCCGGCTTCACCATCCGTTCCTTCCTCCTCGATGCTAGAACGAGCGCAAGCACGATAAATCCGGCTCCAGGGGCATAGGTGCCAATATGATCGACTATGGATTGGAAGACAATCGGCGCTTGCACGAAGATCAGCAGCAGAAATGCGATGATAATAACGGCCGCTCCCTGCACAATCGTGCCGACGCCGAGGCGGCCCGGCTCGGATGCGACGGCACCGGCCCGCAGCTTGGCTGCGTATTGAAGCGTACCGAATACGCTGAAAAACCAGAACACAGGCAGCGCCAAGCCGAGAAAAATGATGAGGAGCGCGTATTTCCCGCCGCTTTCGTCCGCGTAGCGGATCATGGCGGCTATGTCCGTCAAGGTGCCGAGCAGCAGCAGCATGCCCGTCAAATGCCTTCCCAGCGCAAGATGCCCGGCGCCCGGGATAAGAAAGGCGAGGATCGAAGCAAGCCAAGTCGTTCGTGATGGTTCACGCATGGGATGGATGACACCTCCTGTACTGAATATGGATGACATAATATTGTAATTGTATCACACTTTACAAGCAGCAAAAGAGGCATGACCGTATCGGGACGGACATGCCTCTTCTCCATTATTGATTCAAACGCTCAAGCAGGAGCTTGTTGACGAGAGCCGGATTTGCCTTGCCCTTCGTCTCCTTCATCACTTGGCCGACCAGGAAGCCGATCGCCTTCTCCTTGCCTGCTTTAAAGTCTTCGACGGACTGCGGGTTGCCGCCGACAATGCGGTCTACGACCTCCGCGATCGCGCCTTCGTCGCTAATTTGAACAAGACCTTGCTCCTCGACGATTTGCTGCGGACGCTTGCCCGTCTCCAGCATCTCTTTAAAGACGGTCTTGGCGATTTTGCTGCTGATCGTTCCTTTTTCCATCAGACCGATCATTTCGCCCAGACCTTGGCCGGTTAGCTTGATATCCTCAAGCTCCAAGCCGCCTGCGTTCAAGTAGCCGAGCAGATCGCCCATGATCCAGTTGGAAACCGCTTTGGCATCCTTCGTGTACTGCAGGCTCTCCTCGAAGAAATCCGCCAGCTTCTTGGACGCGGTGATGACACCCGCATCGTAAGAAGGCAGTCCGTACTCGGACGCATAACGGGCTTGGCGCGCATCCGGCAGCTCCGGAATCGAAGCGCGGACGCGTGCTTTCCACTCATCGTCGATGTGGATTTGCACGAGATCCGGGTCCGGGAAGTACCGGTAGTCATGCGCCTCTTCTTTGCTGCGCATCGTGAAGGTTTTGCCCTGCGTTTCATCCCAACGGCGCGTTTCCTGCACGACTTTGCCGCCGCTGTCGAGAATGTCCGCTTGGCGCATTTGCTCGTATTCCAATCCGCGCTGAACGCCGCGGAAGGAGTTCATGTTCTTCAGCTCGGCGCGCGTGCCGAACTCCGCCTGATCGTATGGACGAAGGCTGATGTTCGCGTCGCAGCGGAGCGAGCCCTCTTCCATTTTGACGTCGGAAACTTCGCAATACAGCATGATCGCTTTGAGCTTCTCCAGATATGCTTTCGCTTCCTCCGGCGTCCGGATATCCGGCTCGGATACGATTTCCACGAGTGGCGTGCCCACACGATTAAAGTCGACAAGGGAGCCGAAGCCGCCTTCGACGTGCGTCAGCTTGCCCGCATCCTCTTCCAGGTGAAGACGCGTAATGCCGATGCGCTTCGTCTGGCCGTTCACTTCGATATCGATCCAGCCATGCTCGCCAATCGGCTTGTCATACTGGGAGATTTGGTACGCCTTCGGCGAGTCCGGGTAGAAATAGTTTTTGCGGTCGAACTTGCTGATGTCGGCAATTTGGCAGTTCAGCGCCATCGCGGCCTTCATCGCGAATTCCAGCGCCTGGCGGTTCAATACCGGCAGAACGCCGGGGTGCCCGAGACAGACCGGGCATGTATGGGTATTCGGCGGGGCGCCGAAGGACGTGGAGCAGCCGCAGAAGATTTTGCTCTTCGTGTGGAGCTCGACGTGCACTTCCAGCCCGACGACCGTTTCGTATGTGTTCGGTTCAAACATCGTTTAGCCCTCCTGCTTCATTGGCATCCGCATCTTAAAGCTGCGGACGCTGCTTGTGATGCTCAGTATGCTGCTCGAACGCGTGCGCGGCGCGGAGCACCGTGCGCTCGTCGAACGCTTTGCCGATAATTTGCAGGCCGACCGGCAGTCCGTCCGCGAATCCGCATGGGACGCTGATCGCCGGAATGCCGGCAAGGCTGACCGGAATGGTGCAAATATCGTTCAAATACATCGTGAGCGGATCGCCCACTTGCTCGCCGATTCGGAAAGCAGGCGTAGGCGCAGTCGGCCCGATAATGAGATCGAAATCGTTAAACACGTTGTCAAAATCCTGCTTGATCAGCGTGCGCACCTTCTGTGCCTTCAAATAATAAGCGTCGTAATAGCCGGAGCTGAGCGCATACGTGCCGAGCATGATCCGGCGCTTCACTTCAGGGCCGAAGCCTTGGCTGCGCGATTTGCGGTACAGATCGATCAGGTTGTCCGGATTTTCGGCGCGAACGCCGTAACGGACGCCGTCGAAGCGCGCCAGGTTCGAGGACGCTTCGGACGAAGCCAGCAGGTAGTACGTCGCGACCGCGTATTCGGTATGCGGCAGAGACACTTCCTCCCATGTCGCGCCGAGGCTCTCGAACTGCTTCAACGCCGCAAGCACCGCTTCCTTCACCTTCGGATCGATGCCTTGGCCGAGGTATTCCTTCGGTACGCCGATGCGAAGTCCTTTGACATCGCCGGTCAGCGCGCTGACATAGTCCGGAATATCGACGTTAGCGGAAGTGGAGTCGTTCGCGTCATAGCCGGCAATTGCCTGCAGCACGTAAGCCGAATCTTCTACGTTCTTCGTCAGCGGACCGATTTGGTCAAGCGACGAGGCGAACGCGACAAGGCCGTAACGCGAAACAAGGCCATACGTCGGCTTCAGGCCGACGATGCCGCAGTACGCGGCAGGCTGGCGGATCGAGCCGCCGGTGTCGGAGCCGAGCGAGAAGTAGACTTGTCCTGCCGCAACCGAGGCTGCGGAACCGCCGCTCGAGCCGCCCGGCACGTATTCCGTGTTCCACGGATTGCGCGTCGGATAGAAGCTTGAGTTCTCGTTCGAACCGCCCATGGCGAATTCATCCATGTTCAGCTTGCCGATCGTCACCGACTGAGCCGATTTCAGCTTGTTCATGACGGAAGCGTTATAGATCGGATCATAGTTGCGCAGAAATTGGCTCGCGCAAGTCGTCAGCAAGCCTTCCGTTACAATGTTATCTTTAATGCCGGCCGGCAGACCGAAGAGGAGCCCTTGCTCGCCTCCGGACGCCAGTACGCCGTCAAGTTCGGCCGCCGCGGCGCGCGCGCCTTCTTCATTCAGCGTCAAAAACGAGCGTATCGAAGCATCGGTAGCGGCAATGCGCGAATACGACGCGTCTACCAGATCGCCGACCGATAGCTCTTTCTTCTTTAATTGGTTATGTACATCCTGCAGGCGTAAATCAAAGAGTGCCAACAGCCGTTCCTCCCTTCGTGATGAACCCTCTATACCTATTCTAGAACAGCCGGCACTTTGAACTGGCCGTCTTCTTCATCCGGCGCGTTGCGCAGCGCGGTCTCGTTCGATACCGACTCGCGGACAACATCTTCCCGCATGACGTTATGCACCGGCAGCACATGGCTGGTCGGCTCGACGTCATCGGTCTGGAGCTCGTTCAGCTTCTCCGCGTATTTCAAAATCGCGTTCAGCTGACCCGTAAACTGCTCCTTCTCTTGCTCGGAAAGCTCCAGCCGGGCCAAATTGGCCACATGCTCAACATCTTTGATCGTGATGCTCATCGTTTATGGTCCCGTCCTTTCCATCCATAGTACACACATTCTACCTATTATAACGTAAGGCCGCATTTAAACTCAATGAGATTGCTCGGTTAAGCGGGCGAAGAACTGCGGTACATTTCCCGGATCATATCCTCGATGTCCGGCTCCTTGACGCTAAGATCGAGGACGGACAGCTTGGCGGACAGCCCGCTGATCAGCTCGGAGGCCGAAATAGCGCTCTTGTGGAACCGGTAGGTCAGCTTCAGCCCTTCCTGTTTGATCAGTTCCGCACCGGGGTGATGCAGAGCGGAAGGCTCCGGCATTTCGCTGAGATCCAACACCAGCAGCCGGTAAGGCGCCATGCGCAGAATGAGCTCCGACAGCGGCCCGTCCTCCACGACCTTGCCGTGGTTAATGACGATCAGCCGCTTGCACAGCTGTTCCACGTCGTCCAAATCATGCGTCGTCAAAATAATGGTCGTCCCGCGCTTCCTGTTCATCTCCCGAATAAAGTTGCGGATATTTTGCTTCGCTTCGACGTCCAGTCCGATCGTAGGCTCATCCAAAAACAGGATCGACGGCGAGTGCAGCATGGCCGCCGCCAAATCGCCCTTCATCCGCTGACCGAGCGACAGCTGGCGAACCGGCGTGTTGATCAGCTCGTCGATGCCAAGCACCTCGTACATCATGGCCAGATTCGTCTGATACGTTTCATCGTCGATGCGATAGATGCGTTTCAGCAGCTCGAACGATTCGCCGAGACGCAAATCCCAGTACAGCTGCGTCCGCTGGCCGAAGACGACGCCTAGCTGCTTGACGACGGACTTGCGGCTCTCCTGCGGCGAGATGCCGCCGATGCGCACCGAGCCCGAGGTCGGGTGCAAAATGCCCGTCAGCATTTTGATCGTCGTCGACTTGCCCGCTCCGTTGGGGCCCAAATACCCGACCATCTCGCCCGGCTCGATGCGGAAGCTGATGCCGTCCACGCCGCGCACGATCGTTTTTTCCGGCTTGAACAGGCTCTTGATCGAGCCCTTCAGTCCGCTTTGCTTTTTCACGACGGTATATTCTTTAACGACGTCCGTAAGTTCAATCA
It includes:
- the gatB gene encoding Asp-tRNA(Asn)/Glu-tRNA(Gln) amidotransferase subunit GatB — protein: MFEPNTYETVVGLEVHVELHTKSKIFCGCSTSFGAPPNTHTCPVCLGHPGVLPVLNRQALEFAMKAAMALNCQIADISKFDRKNYFYPDSPKAYQISQYDKPIGEHGWIDIEVNGQTKRIGITRLHLEEDAGKLTHVEGGFGSLVDFNRVGTPLVEIVSEPDIRTPEEAKAYLEKLKAIMLYCEVSDVKMEEGSLRCDANISLRPYDQAEFGTRAELKNMNSFRGVQRGLEYEQMRQADILDSGGKVVQETRRWDETQGKTFTMRSKEEAHDYRYFPDPDLVQIHIDDEWKARVRASIPELPDARQARYASEYGLPSYDAGVITASKKLADFFEESLQYTKDAKAVSNWIMGDLLGYLNAGGLELEDIKLTGQGLGEMIGLMEKGTISSKIAKTVFKEMLETGKRPQQIVEEQGLVQISDEGAIAEVVDRIVGGNPQSVEDFKAGKEKAIGFLVGQVMKETKGKANPALVNKLLLERLNQ
- the gatA gene encoding Asp-tRNA(Asn)/Glu-tRNA(Gln) amidotransferase subunit GatA translates to MALFDLRLQDVHNQLKKKELSVGDLVDASYSRIAATDASIRSFLTLNEEGARAAAAELDGVLASGGEQGLLFGLPAGIKDNIVTEGLLTTCASQFLRNYDPIYNASVMNKLKSAQSVTIGKLNMDEFAMGGSNENSSFYPTRNPWNTEYVPGGSSGGSAASVAAGQVYFSLGSDTGGSIRQPAAYCGIVGLKPTYGLVSRYGLVAFASSLDQIGPLTKNVEDSAYVLQAIAGYDANDSTSANVDIPDYVSALTGDVKGLRIGVPKEYLGQGIDPKVKEAVLAALKQFESLGATWEEVSLPHTEYAVATYYLLASSEASSNLARFDGVRYGVRAENPDNLIDLYRKSRSQGFGPEVKRRIMLGTYALSSGYYDAYYLKAQKVRTLIKQDFDNVFNDFDLIIGPTAPTPAFRIGEQVGDPLTMYLNDICTIPVSLAGIPAISVPCGFADGLPVGLQIIGKAFDERTVLRAAHAFEQHTEHHKQRPQL
- the gatC gene encoding Asp-tRNA(Asn)/Glu-tRNA(Gln) amidotransferase subunit GatC, with translation MSITIKDVEHVANLARLELSEQEKEQFTGQLNAILKYAEKLNELQTDDVEPTSHVLPVHNVMREDVVRESVSNETALRNAPDEEDGQFKVPAVLE
- a CDS encoding ABC transporter ATP-binding protein — translated: MIELTDVVKEYTVVKKQSGLKGSIKSLFKPEKTIVRGVDGISFRIEPGEMVGYLGPNGAGKSTTIKMLTGILHPTSGSVRIGGISPQESRKSVVKQLGVVFGQRTQLYWDLRLGESFELLKRIYRIDDETYQTNLAMMYEVLGIDELINTPVRQLSLGQRMKGDLAAAMLHSPSILFLDEPTIGLDVEAKQNIRNFIREMNRKRGTTIILTTHDLDDVEQLCKRLIVINHGKVVEDGPLSELILRMAPYRLLVLDLSEMPEPSALHHPGAELIKQEGLKLTYRFHKSAISASELISGLSAKLSVLDLSVKEPDIEDMIREMYRSSSPA